The segment GAATCAGCGGATGGCCGGAGCCCTGCGGAGCTTCCGCGCCGACAACCTCGATTCGGCCGTCCCGAAACCGGCGCTCACCCCGATTCCGCTGCCGTCCTCCTGGACTCTGACCCTCGACAAGGGCGGCGCCCGCACCGTCACCCCGGGGCCGGACGGCATGATCGACATCGCCGGAATCGCCGGAGGTTTCGGAACCGGACGCACCGCCCGCCTCGAATGCGAAGTGACCGCCCCCGCAACCGGACGCTACATCGCCGGGGCCGAAGGCGACTGGTTCTGGCGGCTCTCGGTCAACGGCCACCCGGTCATCGACCTCATGAAATCCGGCAACGGCCGCGGCGAACAGGTCTTCGAGCTCCCGCTCAACGCCGGCAAGAACCGCATTGCGGTCGAAATCGGCAGCGGCAGCAACGGCTGGAACTACCGGCTCGGCGTGCCGGATCCCGAAATCATCCGCAGCCGCGAAGCACGGCTCCACCTCTACGGCGCCGACCGGGTGATCTGGAATCTCGACCGCCTGATCGACGACCTCAAGAACCTTAAGCGCTGGAAGATCGAAATCCCGGCGGCGGAGTCCGAAATTCTTGCGCTCCGCCGCACGATTCCGGCCGATCTCTCCGGCCGCGACGCGAAAAAATACGACGCGAAGCTCGATGAACTCTACCTCGCCGTCTACAACGCCTACCGCGCCGTGCAGCTCGACGACCTGCGGCGCGAAGCGGCCGGAATCGGCGAACTCCTGAACCGGGATTTCTCCGCCGAACTCCGGCAGCTCGAACTCCTCTCGAAGCGGCTGCGCCGGGCGGTCCGGAGCAACAACGCGGCGGAGGCCGAAACCGTCTCCGCCTCCGCGCGGCAGGTTCTCGACCGGATGACGCCCGATTTCGACCGCTTCCGCGAAGGCGTCTCCTTCGGACGCAACTTCGGCCGGTTCGGCTGGCTGACCGGCGACAAGGTCAGCTCCTACTCCTCCGGCGACGGACTGCTGGCCAACCAGGTGCTCTCCTCCGGCGGGCTCCTGCGCCAGTACGTCACGAGCCCGGACGGCAAAAAGCCGTGGCGGCTCGATTTCCGTTTCACCGGCACCCCCGACCCCGCCACAGCCGAGCGGCTCAACGCGCTGCCGACCGTCGGAGAAAACGCCGAAGTCGAATTCGGCTATGACCCGAGCTCCTTCTACTCCGGCAGCACGCCGAAGCAGGTCAAGGTCAAAGCGATCAACTGGGTCCGCAAACAGTTCGCCTGCGCCGACAACTTCGTGGCGGACATGAGTCTCGCCTCCCCGGCGCTGCTGCTCGAAAGCGCGCTCGACACTCTCGTCATCGATGAACCGTCGACCGGCCCTTTCACTCATATCGGCTACCGGAACGCCGACGGTGAAATCGTCTCGCAGCCGCTTGAGGAGGGAACCGTTTACGACCTCGAAAGCGACGGAAAGCTCGGCGCGAACTGGGTGCTTCTCTGGAGCGGAAACCATACCGACACCGACCTCTCGCGCCACGCCGGCAGCATTCCGGTGCAGGTCGTCTTCCAGCGCCAGCCGAAGCGCATCGAAAAAGAGGGCGGCCAGTACCGGATCACGCTCGGCAAGCCCGGCGCGGTCTGGCTCAATACGCCGTTCGGCGCCCGCATCCAGCCGGCCGGCAACTGGCTCGGCAGCCTGCCGCCCGCCGCCGCCGGACGCTGCGACGTGCAGGGACGCGCCGCTCTGGCCTATCCGGTCGGGCTGCGCGAATACTTCCGGCCGGCCGGGGACGACCGGGTCGAGCTCGTGAACCGCAGCGAATTCCGCCGTTTCGACGACAACGACTGGCAGCTTGCCCCGCTCGAATTCACCGCCGTCCCGCCGGTGCTCGCACTGATGGCGGAACGCGGCTTCGACGCGGAACTGCCGGCGGAGCTCGTCGATCTCGGCTATCCGACCATCTACGGACCGCTGCAGGCCGTTCCGGGCGACACGCTCCGCTGCACGCTGCCGGTTCCGCAGGCGCCCCGGACGCTTTTCCCGCGCAACACCGAAGCTCCGGCCGACAAGGTCGCCGAGCTCGTCAAGTGGAACCTGAGCGCCGTCGAGGGAACCCGCTTCCGCACCTACTGCGAGAACATCGCCCGCAGCTGGCACTCCCTCACCCCGACCGCGGGGAACGGCATGGCCACGAAGTCATGGAACTACCTCACCCCCGAATTCCGGGCATATATCGCCGGCCAGGACGGGTTCCTGACCCGGAATGCGCTCGGCTATCGCGGCAACCGTTTCTGGCGCTCGCTCTGCGAACCGTATTCCGGAACGAAGTACTTCTACTCCTTCTCGATCGCCTGCAAGGACCCCGGCGACGTCGGCGTCTTCGGCGACCGCGGCTACGGCGTGGCGAACCACCTGCTGCTGCTCGACCTCTTCGCCTCGTACGGCGGCTGCGGCGATGCCGTGAAGGCGGTCTGGCGCGACAACTCCCCCCTCGCCCCGCCGATGGCCATCCGCGACGGGAACACCGTGACCGTCGATAAGATGCAGGGCTACCTGACCGGCGTCCACGACTGGGCGTGGATGGAGGCCGGCAGCAACGACTGCGGCGACAACGGCCCGGTCGTCGACTGCGGACAGGCCGTCTTCGGCGGCGTCGCCGCGCTCCGCCGCATGGCGGAAGAGTTCGGCAACGACGAAGAGCGCGCCCGCGCCTCCTACCATCTCGCCAAGTCCCAGCTCTCCCAGATCGGCCGCCCGGCCTTCCGCGAGTACGGACATGCGACCGGGACACTCGGGCCGGACCATATGAACGTCGGTTTCCGCGAATTCATCACGCCGGATTCCTTCGCAAACTCCCCGATGATCGGCAAAACGCCGCGCAACGAATATGACGGCTCGCTCGATTCGCTCTTCTGCTACGCGTATCTCGACTGCCCCGACATCTATTTCCCGTATGCGAAATACGTCTGGGACGACCTGCGCCATTACGAGAACGACCGGGCAATCTACTGGCCGAACCGCGACCGCGGCAAAAGCAGCATGATGGGACACCTCTACTCGCGCATCGCCTATCTCATGCTGGACGGAACGCCGCAGTCCCGCGGGCTTGAGCTCCTCGACCACTGGACGAAAAAAGCCGTGTTCTACGAACGCTCCGGGGCGGTCCGCGAAACCATGCCGATGGCGCTGACCGGCGGCTGCCCGCTGACGCTGACCGAATGGCTGCCGCTCCCGGCGCCGGACTTCACCTTCACGCCGTCGCGGAAACTCGCGCGCCTGACCTTCCGGAACGTGCCGGAGCAATACGCTTTCCGCGCCATCTCGTCGCAGCCTCCCGCCGCCGTCCGCGTCAACGGGAAAGCCGCCGAATACGACTACGATCCGGCCGGCTGGGCGCTGTCGGTTGCGCTCCCGGCCCAGGAAACCGCCGAAGTCGAGATCGAATACGCCGAAATCGCCCCGGACCGGATTCAGCTGATGCCGCTGCCCCCCGCCCCGGACCGGATTCCGGCCGCGCCCGGACTCGACCCCGAGTCATTCACCCCGGCCGCCGCGAAAGCGCGCACGCCGCGCGTACCGGAGAAGGAGCTCTACCGCAGCAACTTCTCCGGCCCGGCCTCCGCCGCGCAGGCCAACGCGGGCGGCTGGAGCTTCAACTCCTGGGGCGACCCGAAAAACCCGCTCTCCGGCGGCCTGACCGGGGATACGCCCGAAACCGGCATTCCGGCGCGCGCGCTCGAAATCAAAGCCGTCCCGGTCAACTACGCCGGACGCGCCACCGGCGTCATCAAACTTGCGCCGAACCTGCGCGAACTCGTGCTGCGCGGCGAATTCACCCTCTCGCGCGACTATCGCGGCAACCGGCCGCGCGTCTTCTTCTGGAGCGGAAAATCAGCCCACTTCTTCGACCTCCCGGCCGCAAAACCCGGAGAAACGAAGCGGTTTGAAATCGTCCTGCCCGTCGCCGAGTTGCCGGCAGGCACCGGGGGAGTGAATCTTCAGCTGATCAGCCAGTTCGACGAAAAGCAGAGTGCGACCCCGGCCGGAAGCGTCTACTTCCGTTCGGTCGTTCTCACCGGCCGCTGACTTTACGCGACGCCGCGGGAGCCCTCGAAGGAGCGCGTCTCCTCAGGGTTCCGCGGCGCTGCGGGAGGAAGGCCTACTCGAGCATCGCCCAGAAGCGGCCCGACTTGTTTTTCCAGAGCTTGATCGGCAGCCCGTAGGCCGCGCTCAACACCTCTTCGCGCAGAACGGTTTCGCGGTCGCCGTACTCGACGATGCGGCCTTTGGCAAGGATCATGCCTTCGTTGAAAACCGGCAGGATGTCCTCGATGCGCTGGGTGATGAAGATGATCGTGACCTCCGGCAGCTTCTCGGCGATCTGGCGGATCTCTTCGAGCAGGAACTCGCGGCCGGCCATGTCGAGATAGACGCTCGGTTCGTCGAGAATGACCAGTTCGGGTTTGGTCAGCAGCGCGCGGGCGATCATGATCTTGACCTGCTCGCCGCTCGACATCGTGAAAATCTCCTGGTCGATCAGGTGGGCGCAGCGGAAGCGCTCCATCAGCGCCTTCGCCGTGTCAACCTCTTCCGCAGTGGCCTTGCGGGTCAGTCCGAGCGTGCCGTCGAAACCGGAGAGCACCATTTCAAGCCCGGTGCTCTCGGTATTCGTGAACTGGCTCATGAACGGACTGACCCAGGCGATCTTCTTGCGCAGCTCGACGAGGTTGGTCTGCCCGAAGCGGTTGCCGAGCACGTCGACCGTGGCTCCGAATTTCGGCCATGCATAACCCATCATCGTTTTGACCAGCGTGGTTTTGCCGGCGCCGTTCGCGCCGAGGATGAAGCAGCGTCCGCCCTTTGCAACCTGCCAGTTCAGGTCGTGAATGATTTCGCGCCCGCCGAGAAAGACGTTCGCATGTTTGATGTCGATTGCAAGTTCCGTATTCATTCCTGTTCCCTGCTTTTATATTCCAGCCAGCTGTCGCGCAGCAGTTTGCCTTCGGCGAACTCCCGCTCGAATCCGTCGAAATCGCCGGATTCGATCAGGCGCCGGAATTTTTCATAGCGGCGGTCGAAATCGCGCATGGCGCCGAGCACATACTCACGGTTGTTTTCGATGATCTCCCGCCACATGATCGGGGAGCTTGAGGCGATGCGGGAAGTGTCGCGGAAGCCGGTCGCGCAGCCGCGGAACCGTTCGAGCTTCGTCTTCCCGTCCGGCGAATCGAGAATCGAAAGCGCCAGCGCCGACGCCAGGATGTGCAGCACATGGCTCGTATGGGCGACAAGATCGTCGTGACGCGCCGCCGAAATGCGCGACGTGCGCGTGCCGACCGACTGCCAGAGCTCCTCCACCATCCGGACCGCGTCCTCCGGGGAATCCTCGTACGGGCAGACGAAAACGTCCGCATTCCGGTACAGCGTCGGGAAGGCCGATTCCGGCCCGGACTTCTCGGTGCCCGCCATCGGGTGGCCGCCGATGAAATGGACGCCGTAGGGTCTCAGGCAGAGCGCCGCCTTCATGACGCCGGATTTGCAGCTGCCGAGGTCGCTCACGACCGAACCGGGGCGGAAACAGGAGGCGTAGGTCATGAGATAGTGCTCGATCTCCGGCAGCGGCAGGGCGAAAAGCGTGAGGTCGGCCTTGCCGAGCGTCTCCTCCAACGAGTCGCCGCATTCGTCGAGCACGTCGCAGTCGACCGCCCAGCGGCGGATGGACTCCCGGCGGGTCCAGCCGATGCGGCGATAAACTCCCCCGCGCAGCGCCATGCCGAGCGAAGCGCCGAGCAGCCCGAGTCCGATGATCGCAACGACAGTATTTCGGGGCTGATCCATGATAATTCCTTTCGATAGATGATTAATATACCATGAACCGCAGGCCGATGCAACCCGCCCCGCCGGAAAAGTAAAAAGAAGTTCCGCCCGCATCGCGGAACTTCCCGGAGCGTCGCGCCCGCTTACCGTTCCACGGTGATTCCGGCGATCTGATTCGACCAGCTCTCCCGGAGCACCGGCGCTTTCAGCACGATCCGCAGGTAACGCATGTCCGCCGGGACGGGTTCTGCGTTGCACATGACGTAATGGTCGAATTCCGAACGGCGCACAAGTTCGAATCGAAGCGGCAGGCGAGTGAAGTTCCGGCCGTCCGGCGACCCCTCCAGTTCGTAGTAGTCGTTCAGGTCTTTGCCGCGATGCCGAAACCAGAAGTAGACGTCGGCCTTCACCTCTCCGAAGCGCGAATTGTCTCCGGCATGGAAGGTTCCGACCGGGCAGCGGCCGCCGTCGGCGCCGTCGGCGCTCAGCCGCCGTTCATCGATCTTCAGTCGGAGCGGGCAGCCGCCGAAATACTCCGCCGCATTGGAACTGTCCGTCGTGACGTACTCCGAAACCGTACCGGGCAGGATGCCGGCAAGCAGCTGTCCGCGCATCCGGCTGAAAAGCAGCGCCGCCGGTTTCTCCAGACGGAACGGTTCCTCCCGCCCGGCATGGACCGCCTCCAGCCGCACGTTCGACTTCATCACTTCGGCGATCATTTCGTCATAAGGGCGGTCCGTTCCGTCCACCAGCCCGAAGTTGAAGCTCTCCCCCACGGGCAGGCTGCGCATCATCACCGGCTGGTCGAAAAAGATGAAGTAGCCGAAACCGATGCACAGCGGATTCGCGGCCATCCGCTCGGTATAGTGGCGGTAAGCCAGTCCGCGGGAACGCTGGTCCCGGACGGTGCTGACCGAGTTGTAAGGACGCAATCCCCGCCGGTCGCAGACGAAGCTGAATTCGGTGAGGAAGACCGGGTTGTCCAACTCCCGGAGCCTCGGCATCAGCCCGGTCGACCACTGGGCATAAAGATCGTATTCGTTGAGCATGACCGCATCGGTGAACTCCGCCGCCGCATAGATCCATTCGTCGGACTGGCCCCGGCAATGCGATGCGCCGAACCACAGGTGCCCCGGATCGTATCTGCGGAAAAGCTCCCGGACGATCCGATGGTAGTGACGCGAAGCTTCCGTGATGAAATCCGCGACATCCTCCGCCGGAAGCGCGATTCTCTGCCGGTTTTCCAGCATCGCCCCGCGGCCGCCGGAGACGCGGAACAGTTCGGCGGCTTCCGCTTCTCCCCGGCGGCGGATCAGGAAATCGACCAGCGCCTGTTTCGACGCGACTGCGGGTTCGGCGGCCGCAAGTTCGTTCACGTCGCGCGCCTCCCAGCCGTTCTCGTTTTCCGTGGAGTAGGCGATCAGCATCGGATCGTCCCTGCGCCGGGCCGTCAGGGCGGCGACCTCCTTCCCGGCGGCAGCGGCGAAACCGGGGTCGTAAATGTCGATCCGGCGGCGCGGCAGACGCTTCACCGTGCGGAAAGTCCAATCCTCGACATACGGAAGGCCGAAGGTTTCGCCCCATCCCCATTTGGCAGTCGAGTTGAAGCCCCATGCGATCAGCCGCCTGCGGTTAACCTCCTTCGACTTCTCATAATAACCCGGTCCGTATTTTTTCTCCAGGTTGGCGGCGAGAAAATTGACCTTGCCGCCGGATATTCCGTCCGGCACGCGCTTCAGGTCCGGCAGTTCGAGAAATCCCTGCCGCGCGGAGCCGTCCGGTTCCTTCAGCGGAGATGAGTAACCGCCTTCACGATAACCGACCGCGTCGCAGCCGATGATGAAGCAGCGGTGTCCCTCCGGCGTGATCAGCCACCAGCGCCCGTCGATTTTCTTCTTGCGGAAGCGGCCTGTCGCCTCAAAGTCCCCGGCGTCGAGCCGTCCTCCGAAGCGGTCGAACCGGGCCGAATCAAACCCGGCATCGCGGATCAGCGGCCATTCGCGGGCGGCCTCGGCGCGGAGCTGTTCGTCGCAGGTGACTTTCCCCGGCCAATCCTCGCCGGTATACTGTCCGTAGCGGTCGACTTCCAGGGAGGGGGCGTCAGCCAGAAGCGTTCCGGCCACTCCGAGCATTGCGAAAATATATCGTTTCATCCGGAAAACCTCCCCGATTCAGTACGCCTGCACCACATTATTCTTGTGGACGACGGTAAACAGATTGACCGGTTCCGATTTCAGCTCGTTCACCCCCATCGGCTGAACGTGTCCGTCGAAGAAGCCCGGGTTGGCCCGGTCGCCGTGACGGGTGATCGCGGCAATCCTGTTGCTGCTCTCCTCCAGATAGGCGGTCGGCGAAAAGTTGTAGATGCCGTAGGTGAAATTGGCGGAATGGGCGGCAGTTGCGGCAGCGTCGATGAAAAAAACGGTTTTCGAGGGAGATTTCACATGCGACGGACGGAAGCAAGAGCGGCTCGGATCGTTATTGTCGAAGCTGACGCAGTTCCCGAGAATCCCGTTGTCATCCATGTAATTCTGATCTTTTCCGGCAGAATACATCGCATATGCGCCCCAGCAGGCGTTTACCTTGTTTGCGGGGATGGGGTCGCTCGGGCAAACCGCCGCCTTCCGCGTCAGGTAAGCCGGAAAAAACGGCCTCTCCAGGCCGGCCCAGCAGCCGTAATCCGCCGTATAAATCGCCGGCGTGCAGCCGAAGTCGTCCGCATACAGCGCCATTGCGGCCAGAAGCTGCCGGGTGTTGTTGACGCAGCCGGAAGAACGCGCCTTCTCCCGCGCCTGATTCAGCGCGGGCAGCAGCATCGAGGCCAGAATCGCGATGATCGCAATCACGACCAATAGTTCGACCAGAGTGAAATGTCTTCTCATCATGCTTTCTCCTGTGATGATTCCCGGGGTTGATAAATGCTTGTGCTGGCGCGTTTGACCAGCACGCTCGGAATAATCGTCTGCATCGGCGGCTTTTCACCGCGGCGGATCATGCCGTCGAGATATCGGACCGCGCATTCGCCGATCTCTTCGGCCGGCTGCCGGACCGAGGTCAGCTTCGGCGTAACCAGCGAGCAAAGCTCGTCGTCGTTGAAGCCGACAAGAGAAAAGTCCTCCGGGATGCGCCTGCGCCCGTCCCGCACCGCCGCAATGGCGCCGGGAGCGAGCTCATCCCACAGCAGCACCACCGCCGAGGGAGGATCGTCGACCGACATCAGCCGGTGCATGGCCGGATAAGCGTACAAATCGAGTCCCACGTCGGCTGGGCGCATATGAGCGAGCGGAGTTCCGAGCTCGGAGACATAATCCGGACGGTAGGCGATTCCGTAATCGGCAAGCGCCCGGCGATAGGCGTCGAAGCGCTCCCGGACCGACCTGACCGTCTCCAGGAATTCAAAGCCGCTGAGGATGAATCCGATCCGGACGTGCCCGAGCTCAATCAGATGGGAGACCGCCTCGTACATCGCCCGGCAGTTGTCGGTGGCCACCACCGGAATCGGCAGGCCGTCGATGCCGTTGTCCACACAGACCATCGGTATTTCGGCGGCGCATCGCCTCACAAGCTCCCGGTTGCTGAAATAAGGCAGCAGGATGATTCCATCGACCTTGTTGTTGCGGCAGCGGCGCAGGTATTCGGCCTCGCGCTCGGAGTCGTAGCGGGTGGCGCAGGCGATCATGGAATACCCGAGATTCGCGGCGGCGCGCTCCGCGCCGACCATCATCAGGTGGCCGATCGAATCCTGCAGATTGGAACAGATGTAAGCGATCTGCCGCCCCTGTTCGTCCGGCCGGCGCGCACGGCCGTGGGTGACGGCCACGAAGGTGCCTTTCCCCTGCACGGAATGGATGACGCCGCTGTGCTTCATGACGTCGAGCGCCTTAAGGACGGTCTGACGGGCGACGCCGAAGCGTTTCGCCAGCTGCTGTTCGGTTGGAATCCGTTCGCCGGCGGCAAAAACGCCGGAGGTGATTTCCTCCGACAGCTCCCGGCAGATTTCCCTGTATTTCGGTTGTATGGACATATCCGCTCTCCCTTTGGCTTCTGCCTTAATTATGAAAAAGAAATCGGCCGGGTGCAAGAAAAACGGCGTTTTTTTTGAACAAATCCGCCTCCTCCGCCAAAATTTGTACATACAACCCGGCGGGCGGCATCCGCCGGCCGGAACCGTTCCCGGAAGCCCTTCGTCCTCCGGCGGACAAAAGGATTTTCCGCCGGTCCGGCCAATTTGCGTTTTTTAGTCCGGAGTGCCGTTAAAAAAACTTGATTATCTCATAAAATCAACTATATTACCCAAGTAACTTAATAGTCTGGTACCGGTAAGTGTGAAGTGGGTGCAGCTCTGCCCGCTTTTTTATTTTGCGGAACAAGGCTCTCGGCCGGATGATATGGGAGAACTCCCCCGGATGTGGGGAAAATGCAATGGGAGGGTTGATATGGGAAACGAGTTGCTTCAGATTCTCGACTACATCGAGCAGGAGCGCGGAATCAGCCGCGACAGCTTGATTCGCGCTTTGGAAAATGCCATTCTGATCGGGTCGCGCAAAAGCATCCACCCGGCCAACGAGCTGAAGGTCAAGATCGACCCGGCGACCGGGGCGATCCGCGCCTGGGCCATGCTCGAGGTCGTGGAGGAAAATCCGACCTGCGACCAGCTCGTCGTCGCCCGCGCCCGGGAGCGTTTCCCGGACGTGAAGCTCGGCGACATCGTCGAGTGGGAGGTCACGCCGCACAACTTCGGCCGCATCGCGGCGCAGACCGCGCGGCAGGCGATGATCCAGCAGCTGCGCAAGGCGGAGAAGGAGAACGTCCAGGACGAGTTCGCCGACCGGGTCGGCACGATTCTGAACGGCATCGTCCGCCGTTTCGACGCGGGCAGCATCATCATCGACTTCCAGCGCGCCGAGGGGATCATGCCCGCCAAGGAGAAGGTCCACGGCGAACAGTACCAGCCCGGCGAGCGGATCAACGCCTACCTGCAGAAGGTCGACATCAACACGGCGGGGCCGAGCCTGATCGTTTCGCGCGCCTGCCCCGAATTCGTCCTCAAACTCTTCGAGCGCGAGGTCAGCGAAATCCATGACGGCGTCGTGGTCATCAAGGGAATCGCGCGCGAGGCGGGCAACCGGACCAAGGTCGCCGTCATGAGCACCGACCCGCGGGTCGACCCGGTCGGCTCCTGCGTCGGCGTCCGCGGCAACCGCGTGCGCAACATCACCGCCGAGCTCGGCATGGAGCGGATCGACATCGTCCCGTGGGATGCCGACATCCGCAAATATGCGACAAACGCGCTGCTGCCCGCCAAGGTGCAGTCGGTCGAAGTCAACGAAGAGAAGCACGAGCTGGTCGTCCGGGTCACCGAGGAGCAGTCGAAACTCGCGTTCGGCAAGAAGGCGCAGAACGTCCGGCTCTGCTCGAAGCTGATCGGCTGGAACATCACGATCCAGAATGAGGAGCCGAAGGACGAGAAAGGCTCGATCCGCGACCAGCTCCGCCAGGCGGCGGCCAGGCTCGCGGCCGACCTCGACATCTCGGAGAAAACCGCGAATCTGCTGATCAGCAACGGATACGTTACCGTGGACGGCGTGAAGGAGGCGGGGCGCGACACGCTTCTCGAGCTTGAAGGCGTCGATGCGGAGGAAATCAACCATGCGTTTGAACATCTCGACGCGTAAGTGCTGCCGCAACAGGAGGATTTGAAATTGGGTAAGATTCTTAAAGTAAAGGACATCGCAAAGCAGTACGGCGTCCCGGCAAAATCAGTGATCGAAGAACTCGCCGGTCAGGGAATCGAAGCGGACGACGCCGAAAACAGCGTCATTCCGGACGATATGATCGAACTGGTCGAGATGTATTTCGCCGACCTCTACGATCAGGACAGCGAACCGGCCGCGGCCGCCGACAAGAAACCGGCCAAAAAAGGCGGCAAGAAACCGCCGGCCGGGCGCAGGGAAGAGCACGGCGGCGACCGCGGCAAAGGCAGTCCGCACAAGGGCGGGCGGCCGCAGCCGGCCGCAGTTTCTTCCGCACGTGCCGCGGGCGGGAAGGTCACGCTGCCTGCGCCGATCATCGTCAAGGCGCTGGCCGAAGCGGTCGGCAAGAAGCCGAATGAACTCATCACCGACCTCATCAAGCTCGGCGAACTCGCCGGCATCAATCAGCCGATCAGCGAGGCGAACGCGCGGAAGCTCTGCGCCTCCTACGGCTACGAGCTCGAAATCGGCGCCGCGCCGAAACCGGCTCCGGCGCCGGCGGCCCCCGCCAAGCCGAAGCCGGAGGACAACCCGGCCAACCTGAAGGAACGGCCGCCGGTCGTCACTTTCATGGGTCATGTCGACCACGGCAAGACCTCGCTGCAGGACGCCGTCCGCCACACCCATGTGACGGCGCAGGAAGCCGGGGCGATCACGCAGCATATCGGCGCTTCGACCGTCACTCACAACGGCAAGCCGATCACGTTCATCGACACCCCGGGACACGCGGCTTTCACGAACATGCGCGCCCGCGGTGCAAACCTGACCGACATCGTCGTTCTGGTCGTCTCCGCGACAGAGGGCTTCAAGCCGCAGACCGTTGAGGCGATGAACCACGCCAAGGCGGCCAAGGTTCCGATCATCGTGGCCATCAACAAGATCGACCTGCCGGAAGCCGATCCGGACAAGATTCTGCTCCATATGCAGCAGAACGGCCTCACCAGCGAAGACTGGGGCGGCGACGTCGGCACCGTCCGCGTTTCAGCCAAAACCGGCCAGGGACTCCCGGATTTGCTGGACCGCATCCTGCTCGAAGCGGAGATCCTCGAGCTCAAGGCCAATCCGAAACGGCGCGCGGCCGGAGCCGTGCTCGAAGCGCAGATGGAGGTCGGTCTCGGCCCCACGGCGAGCGTCCTGGTGCAGGACGGCACGCTGCATGTCGGCGACACGATTCTCTGCGGAGAGCATTACGGCCGGATCCGCACGCTCATCAACGACAAGGGCGAGCGCGTCAAGACGGCGGGGCCGAGCGTTCCGGTGAAGGTGGTCGGGCTCTCCGGCGTTCCCGAAGCGGGCGACCGGCTCGAGATCTTCGAATCCGAGAAAGCGGCGCGGGCCGAGGCGCAGGAGCGGGTCGCCGCCAAACGCGGCAACATGCTCGCCACCAGCGCCATCGCAACAGCGGAGGACCTGTTCAGCAAGCTCAACAGCAATAACCAGAATTCGCTGAACATCATCATCAAGTCCGACGTGAAGGGGTCGGGCGAAGCGATCGCCCACTCTCTCGCCGAGCTCCCGCACGAGAAGATCAAGGCGGAAGTCGTGGCCAATGCGGTCGGCCCGATCAGCGAAAACGACATTTCGCTCGCCGCGGCGACGAACTCAATCGTGGTCGGCTTCCACGTCCGGGTCAATCCGGGCGTGAACGAGATGGCGAAGAAGCAGAAGGTCGAAATCCGCCTGTACAGCATCATCTACGAGCTGCTCGAGGACATCACCGATGCGCTCGCCGGCAAACTCGAGCCGGAAAAGCGCGAGAAACCGATCGGCGAAGCGAAGATCCTGCAGATCATCGAACTCTCGAAGGGGCCGAAAATCTGCGGCTGCATGGTTGAATCCGGTTCGGTCCGGGTCGGCGCCAAGGCACGGGTCCGGCGCGACGGCGACCTCATCTACAACGGGGAAGTCGCGAGTCTGCGCCGCTTCAAAGACGACGTGAAGGAGGTGAAGGCGGGCCTCGAATGCGGCATCCGCCTCGACAACTTCGCCGACTTCCTGGTCAACGACGAAATCGAAATTTACGAAATCGAGCTCAAGAAAGCGACTCTCTGAATATGGCGGAAAAAGTAGACCGTTTAACCCGGGTCAACGCGCTGCTGAAGCGCGAGTTGGCCGAGGCGATCGAACGGGATCTCGTGATCCCGTCCGGCATGCTCGTATCGGTGACGGAGGTCAACGTCAGCGTAGACCTCCGCAACGCGACCGTTTATGTCAGCATCTTCGGCGGGAAAGCCTCCGACCGG is part of the Victivallis lenta genome and harbors:
- the infB gene encoding translation initiation factor IF-2 — protein: MGKILKVKDIAKQYGVPAKSVIEELAGQGIEADDAENSVIPDDMIELVEMYFADLYDQDSEPAAAADKKPAKKGGKKPPAGRREEHGGDRGKGSPHKGGRPQPAAVSSARAAGGKVTLPAPIIVKALAEAVGKKPNELITDLIKLGELAGINQPISEANARKLCASYGYELEIGAAPKPAPAPAAPAKPKPEDNPANLKERPPVVTFMGHVDHGKTSLQDAVRHTHVTAQEAGAITQHIGASTVTHNGKPITFIDTPGHAAFTNMRARGANLTDIVVLVVSATEGFKPQTVEAMNHAKAAKVPIIVAINKIDLPEADPDKILLHMQQNGLTSEDWGGDVGTVRVSAKTGQGLPDLLDRILLEAEILELKANPKRRAAGAVLEAQMEVGLGPTASVLVQDGTLHVGDTILCGEHYGRIRTLINDKGERVKTAGPSVPVKVVGLSGVPEAGDRLEIFESEKAARAEAQERVAAKRGNMLATSAIATAEDLFSKLNSNNQNSLNIIIKSDVKGSGEAIAHSLAELPHEKIKAEVVANAVGPISENDISLAAATNSIVVGFHVRVNPGVNEMAKKQKVEIRLYSIIYELLEDITDALAGKLEPEKREKPIGEAKILQIIELSKGPKICGCMVESGSVRVGAKARVRRDGDLIYNGEVASLRRFKDDVKEVKAGLECGIRLDNFADFLVNDEIEIYEIELKKATL
- the rbfA gene encoding 30S ribosome-binding factor RbfA, with protein sequence MAEKVDRLTRVNALLKRELAEAIERDLVIPSGMLVSVTEVNVSVDLRNATVYVSIFGGKASDRQAVMHGLAEERLNLQSRLGRTLAFKHTPVLDFRLDTRTEKGDRVLELLQQAEREESGRDE